From the genome of Nitrosopumilus sp., one region includes:
- a CDS encoding antibiotic biosynthesis monooxygenase yields MAIIEKNNGLYTIILRFDTKPESQQEHLDVLIDFFESVVSMPPGLVSTNFHKSLDGTRILNYTQWESKEDWNNAIHNKEVLSHPKNPIKHAKIQVHDYGVSYTFDKK; encoded by the coding sequence ATGGCCATAATTGAAAAAAACAATGGCTTGTACACCATCATACTTCGTTTTGACACAAAACCAGAGTCTCAGCAAGAGCATCTGGATGTTCTCATTGACTTTTTTGAAAGCGTAGTTTCTATGCCGCCAGGACTGGTTTCCACCAACTTCCACAAGAGTCTTGATGGTACAAGAATTCTCAACTATACTCAGTGGGAAAGCAAAGAGGATTGGAATAATGCCATTCACAACAAAGAAGTTCTGAGTCATCCTAAAAACCCTATCAAGCATGCAAAAATTCAGGTTCATGATTATGGGGTATCTTATACGTTTGACAAAAAATGA
- the folE gene encoding GTP cyclohydrolase I FolE, which yields MDKDRVKKLVRELIIEVGEDPTREGLRETPERIANMYKEIFGGYDSDSELSVQFSEDSDVVIARDIQFYSMCEHHMLPFFGKIHIAYSPNGRVFGISKLVRLVEKYSKRLQIQERLTKNIADELHSQGVKGVVVLADAEHLCMKMRGVKNDAILSSSAFRGIFQNDDKNAGIVSMIRRQHNFV from the coding sequence CTGGATAAAGATAGAGTAAAAAAACTCGTTAGAGAATTAATCATCGAGGTCGGAGAAGATCCTACTCGCGAGGGATTGCGAGAAACGCCTGAAAGGATTGCGAATATGTACAAGGAAATCTTTGGAGGATATGATTCTGATTCCGAGCTATCGGTACAGTTCTCAGAAGACTCTGATGTAGTCATCGCTCGCGACATTCAGTTCTATTCCATGTGTGAGCATCACATGCTGCCATTTTTTGGTAAGATTCACATTGCCTATTCTCCAAACGGAAGGGTTTTTGGAATCTCAAAACTCGTCAGGCTTGTAGAAAAATATTCAAAAAGACTTCAAATTCAGGAACGACTGACCAAAAACATTGCTGATGAACTGCACTCCCAAGGAGTAAAGGGCGTAGTGGTTTTGGCTGATGCTGAACATCTCTGTATGAAAATGCGCGGCGTCAAAAACGATGCAATACTTTCTTCATCCGCATTTAGGGGAATTTTTCAAAATGATGATAAAAATGCCGGTATTGTTAGTATGATCAGACGTCAACATAATTTTGTGTGA
- a CDS encoding methyltransferase domain-containing protein, which yields MGFFDTENGVEQYIKMAEGYDGAELIKILQKYLPENSTVLELGIGPGKDVNILKKSYEVTGSDNSQVFLDKYKKNHPNKDLLLLDAVTIQTDRKFDCIYSNKVLHHLTKEDLTKSLQRQNDVLGPNGIAFHSFWKGNKVEEMEGLLFTYYETEDLKKITESNFDVLAMETYAEMEKDDSIYVVLRIR from the coding sequence ATGGGATTTTTTGACACTGAAAATGGAGTGGAGCAATACATCAAGATGGCTGAAGGCTATGACGGTGCAGAACTGATCAAGATACTGCAAAAATATTTGCCTGAAAATTCAACTGTTTTGGAACTCGGAATAGGGCCAGGAAAGGATGTGAATATTCTGAAGAAATCATATGAAGTGACAGGATCAGACAATTCTCAAGTTTTTCTGGACAAATACAAGAAGAACCATCCAAACAAAGATCTTCTGTTACTTGATGCCGTAACCATACAAACAGACAGAAAATTCGACTGCATATACTCTAACAAGGTGTTGCACCATCTAACCAAAGAAGACCTGACAAAATCCCTTCAAAGACAAAACGATGTGTTGGGTCCAAATGGAATTGCATTTCATTCTTTTTGGAAAGGAAATAAAGTCGAAGAAATGGAAGGTCTGCTTTTCACGTATTATGAGACTGAAGATCTGAAGAAAATTACAGAATCCAATTTTGATGTGTTAGCCATGGAAACATATGCAGAAATGGAAAAAGATGATTCAATCTATGTTGTATTGAGAATTAGATGA
- a CDS encoding ArsR family transcriptional regulator has protein sequence MLSNTPHSNTSEIRAKVRLALSDLCCMWILSSISKKAMTVSEISAEVGFSTSKVYRKVHLLKKANLVKVSGDISKDGCKRFRYLRKQRIID, from the coding sequence TTGCTTTCAAACACCCCACATTCTAACACCTCTGAAATAAGGGCCAAAGTGCGACTTGCATTGTCTGATTTATGCTGCATGTGGATCTTGTCATCCATATCAAAAAAGGCAATGACAGTCAGCGAGATTAGTGCTGAAGTCGGATTTTCTACAAGTAAGGTTTACAGGAAAGTACATTTACTGAAAAAAGCAAATTTAGTAAAAGTGTCAGGAGATATTTCCAAGGACGGTTGTAAGCGTTTTAGATATCTGAGAAAGCAGAGAATCATAGATTGA